A single region of the Leptodactylus fuscus isolate aLepFus1 chromosome 5, aLepFus1.hap2, whole genome shotgun sequence genome encodes:
- the LOC142204548 gene encoding mucin-19-like — MSYVKFQRMRKRDCYLKQQWFMKALCQDTVISLQDGKVRIDHSKSYCSSKESESKNSFSVVELNSYVLVEHASGFQVTWDKQATAMIKLNAYWKHKVNGMCGNNNGDIKDEFMGRDGSKKSNANDMGNSWRQDSTCLETKAQVSPCDKNPYCKTWAMSRCQIIKDDTFKDCHPKVDPMYYYDACIREACVCDMEGKYLGLCSCVANYAHACMARGVCVNWRNPDLCPTYCDYYNKRGENIWHYEPCGLANVKTCSNQDLVDTFSPFLEGCYPRCPPDAPYLDSNVRKCVQLSHCSCNHNGQTIAPNSKIQDQCNREW, encoded by the exons ATGAGAAAGAGAGATTGCTACCTGAAGCAGCAGTGGTTTATGAAAGCTCTGTGCCAG gaTACTGTAATTTCTCTTCAAGATGGAAAAGTTAGAATTGACCATTCAAAATCATACTGTTCAAGCAAAGAGAGCGAGagcaaaaacagcttttctgttgTTGAACTTAACTCATATGTTCTTGTCGAACATGCAAGTGGATTCCAAGTGACATGGGATAAACAGGCAACAGCCATGATCAAACTTAATGCCTACTGGAAA CATAAAGTTAATGGCATGTGTGGCAATAACAATGGTGATATAAAGGATGAGTTCATGGGAAGAGATGGAAGTAAGAAGTCAAACGCAAATGACATGGGAAACAGCTGGAGGCAGGACTCTACCTGTTTAGAGACAAAAGCTCAAGTTTCCCCTTGTGATAAAAATCCTTACTGCAAAACCTGGGCAATGAGTAGATGTCAAATTATAAAAGATGACACATTCAAAGATTGCCATCCAAAA GTTGATCCAATGTATTATTATGACGCCTGTATCAGAGAAGCATGTGTATGTGATATGGAAGGAAAATATCTTGGATTATGTTCATGTGTTGCTAACTATGCTCACGCTTGTATGGCACGGGGAGTATGTGTTAACTGGCGTAACCCAGATCTTTGTC CAACTTACTGTGATTATTACAATAAAAGAGGAGAAAACATTTGGCATTATGAGCCCTGTGGATTGGCTAATGTGAAGACATGTAGCAATCAAGATCTTGTTGATACGTTCTCACCATTCTTAGAAG GCTGCTACCCAAGATGTCCTCCTGATGCCCCTTACCTGGATTCTAATGTTAGGAAATGTGTTCAGCTTTCACATTGTAGCTGTAATCATAATGGCCAAACAATTGCACCAAATTCAAAGATTCAAGACCAGTGCAACAGAGAATGGTAA